GGAGTGGAGCGGTCATATGCAAGCCTTCATTGTCGAGCAAAACGCTCACATGGTACAAGCCTTGGCGCCCGAAGACCATAGCGCCGTCGCCCTCCCTTGCCAAAAGCGCAAAAAATCGGCGTCAGCGTGTGTGGATGCGCGCCACGCCGTGGATGGTGCAGCCGCGGTCGACGTTGTCGAGGAAGCGGATCGCCTCGCTCATCGAGACGCCGGGCGGCAGCAGGCTGGCCAGCGAGGCGTCTTCGTTCAACCGATCGAGGCCGAAGGCGAGCGCGCGCGAAACGTCGCGCGCGATGCGGCCGTCGCTGTTGTACAGCGCGTCGTAGACGCCGGCCGCTTCCCACACCGGGACCAGGCCGGGGCTGCTGCTGTCTTCGAAGACCACGGCGGCCGGGCCGCCCTCGTCGTCGCGCACGAGTTGGAAGGTGAAGCTCAAGATCGTTCCTGTAGTGTTGCACCGGTCACCGGCCGATGGCCGGGTTCGGCGCGATGCTAACACGTTTATTCTGTCGGCAAGCGCCGGCACGCTTCGCGCAGCGTCAGCCCGGACAGGCGCGCGCCGTGGTCGGCGACGAAGGCGCGCACAAAATCCGGATTCCAGCGCGCATAATCGCGCAAGGCCCAGCCGATGGCCTTGCGAATGAAAAATTCGCGTTCGTCCGCCAGCCGCAGGCAGTATGCGCCGAGCAGCTGCTCGTCGGTCTCCAGGCGCCAGCCCAGTTGGTGCAGCAGCGCCGCGCGCCGCACCCAGAAACTGCCATGCCCGATCCAGTCGTCCATCCTGGCCTGCGCGCCGTTGCCGTTCTTGCTTGCCGCGCGCAGGATCGCGCCGATGACCGCCACCAGCCCGTCGACGGTTTCCCACCACGGCTCGCGCAGCAGCAAGGCCTGGATCGCGGGCAGGTGCAATGGAACGAGATGGCGCTGCTGGCGCCGGAGCAGGTCGATAGCGGCGTAACGGAATTCGCGCTCCGGCAAGCGCCACAGCAGGTCGGCCGCCGCGAGCACGGTGTCGGCGTCCGCCAGCGGCTGGGCGACCAGGTCCTTGATGGCCGCGCGGCGTGCCGGCGTCGGGATGCCGAGGAAGTCGAACTGGTCCAGCAAATAGGCCCGCATCGGCGCCGCACGTTCAGGATTGGCCAGCGATCGCAGCCGTGCTTCGATGGCGGCGGCGACATCACCGGCTGTCATATGCGCGTCCGCCATGCCATCAGCCGAGAACCCGTTCGAGCAGCTCGATCCAGTGCCCGACCGGCTTGTCCGTTCCCGACTGCAGGTGGCCGATGCAGCCAATATTGGCCGACACGATGTCCTCCGCGCCGGTCGCGGCCAGGCTGGCCAGCTTGCGGTCGCGCAGCGCATGTGCAATCTCTGGCTGCAGCACCGAATAGGCGCCGGCCGAGCCGCAGCACAGGTGGTTGTCGGCGCACAGCACCACGTCCACGCCGGCCGCGTGCAGCACGCCTTCAACCTTGCCGCGGATCTGCTGGCCGTGCTGCAGCGTGCAAGGAGGGTGATACGCGACGCGCGGCGCGGCCCTGCCCTGCACGCGCGCCCTGATCTGCTCCTCGAACTGCGGCAGGATCTCGGACAGGTCGCGCGTCAGCTCGCTGATGCGGTGCGCCTTGTCGGCGTAGCCGGGATCGTGCGCCAGCAGGTGGCCGTATTCCTTGACCGTGACGCCGCAACCGGAGGTGGTCATCACGATCGCCTCGACCTGGCCCTGTTCCACATAGGGCCACCAGGCATCGACGTTGCGCCGCATATCGTCCAGGCCGCCGTCCTGGTCGTTCATGTGGTAGCGCAGCGCGCCGCAGCAGCCGGCCTTCGGCGCCACCAGCAGTTGCACGCCCAGCGCGTCGAGCACGCGCGCGGCGCTGGCATTGATGTTCGGCGCCATCGCCGGCTGCACGCAGCCATCCAGCAGGAGCATCTTGCGCGCATGGACCCGCGTCGGCCAGCGGCCGGCGGCGCGCGCCGGCTGCAGCTTGTCCTGCAGGGCCGCGGGCAGCAGGGGCCGCAGCGCCTGCCCCACTTGATAAGCCGGCTTGAACAGCGCGCCGCGCGGCAGGCATTCCTTGAGCGTGGTGCGCTTGATGCGTTCTCCCAAAGGCCGCGGAACCCGTTCGTCGACCAGCTTGCGGCCGATGTCGACCAGGCGGCCATATTTGACGCCCGAGGGACAGGTGGTCTCGCAATTGCGGCAGGTGAGGCAGCGGTCCAGGTGCAGCTGGGTCTTGCGGGTCGGTGTGGCGCCTTCGAGCACCTGCTTGATCAGGTAAATGCGGCCGCGCGGGCCATCGAGTTCGTCGCCCAGCAACTGGTAAGTGGGACAGGTGGCGGTGCAGAAGCCGCAGTGCACGCAGGCGCGCAGGATCGCTTCGGCCTCGGCGCCTTCGCGCGTGCCCTTGATGAAGTCGGCAAGTTGGGTTTGCATGGTTCAGGTCTCGCTGCCCGGATACAGGCGGCCCGGATTATAGACGCGCGCGGGATCGAAGGCGTCCTGCATGCGCGCATGGAT
This portion of the Telluria beijingensis genome encodes:
- the glcF gene encoding glycolate oxidase subunit GlcF, which gives rise to MQTQLADFIKGTREGAEAEAILRACVHCGFCTATCPTYQLLGDELDGPRGRIYLIKQVLEGATPTRKTQLHLDRCLTCRNCETTCPSGVKYGRLVDIGRKLVDERVPRPLGERIKRTTLKECLPRGALFKPAYQVGQALRPLLPAALQDKLQPARAAGRWPTRVHARKMLLLDGCVQPAMAPNINASAARVLDALGVQLLVAPKAGCCGALRYHMNDQDGGLDDMRRNVDAWWPYVEQGQVEAIVMTTSGCGVTVKEYGHLLAHDPGYADKAHRISELTRDLSEILPQFEEQIRARVQGRAAPRVAYHPPCTLQHGQQIRGKVEGVLHAAGVDVVLCADNHLCCGSAGAYSVLQPEIAHALRDRKLASLAATGAEDIVSANIGCIGHLQSGTDKPVGHWIELLERVLG
- a CDS encoding DNA alkylation repair protein codes for the protein MTAGDVAAAIEARLRSLANPERAAPMRAYLLDQFDFLGIPTPARRAAIKDLVAQPLADADTVLAAADLLWRLPEREFRYAAIDLLRRQQRHLVPLHLPAIQALLLREPWWETVDGLVAVIGAILRAASKNGNGAQARMDDWIGHGSFWVRRAALLHQLGWRLETDEQLLGAYCLRLADEREFFIRKAIGWALRDYARWNPDFVRAFVADHGARLSGLTLREACRRLPTE